In the genome of Lactuca sativa cultivar Salinas chromosome 3, Lsat_Salinas_v11, whole genome shotgun sequence, the window CTACACAAAACTTACTTACACTCATTAACTCACTTTCAATTCAGGTCTATCATTAAGCACGAGAATGGGCTCTGCAATCATGATTAATCCACCTGTGACAGAAGATCTTCAGCTGCAGAAATGGTTTCTTTTaacaaaaaattataattttatcaaaACTTGTAAGTGAAACTAACTATTACATTTATGCCACAGGTACAATAAGAACAAAACAGAACTTAAGGAATTACTTCAAAAGAAAGCGTACAAAGACACTGAGATTTTACTTCCATATCCAGAAGAGAAAGACATAGTTCCTATCGCTAAAGCAATCGCAAACTTCAAATATGTAAGTATTGACAATGAATGAAGCCTAAAAAGTAATATTCTTTAATCATACTAAACACCATATAATTAACacctttttttttcaaacacaGCGGAAAGCAACATGGATAAGAGGCAGGCTGCGTTTACCAACCCAAGATAGAAGCTTCTCACACACACCATGTTCAAATTGCTTAAAATCAGTTGAAGCAGACATGAACTGGAAAATCAAATGCCAATCATGTAAAATGGACTCCGAGATACAAGTAATGTGAGTGTCTCTTCATTATAAACTAagattcaatatatatatatatatatatatatatatatatatatatatatatatatatatatatatatatatatatatatacacacacacacacttacaaAATAATAACCATATCGCAGCTTGAGAGCTACAGTTGATATTGATGATGGAACTGCATCAATTCGTGTATGTATATCAAACCCAGACATCCAAAAGTTCATTCCATTTACACCAAATGCAGTGAAGGAGGCTGAAGATAGTGTAAGTCGaacccacaataattattttTTACAGCAACCCAGTGGTTATCAGTTGAACTAACCAACTACCTTCAAACAGGGAAAGGATATGCACGATTTAATAGCAGCATCCATTCAAACCATGTCAGTTGTTGGATTCATACGTTCATCTGAGACAACATACAACCAACAATCTACCACAAGAATTAGTATTGTTAAAGCACACAAGGTCACAAACAATGCATTTCTGGCATCAACTGTTGCTGCAGAAACACAGGGTTCCAAACAGCCACACACCCTCGGTCAAGGAACATCCAAAGAAGAGGCGACACAAACCCACACATCCAACAACACATACCCAGCAGCCATTGGTAATGAAGCAACACAAGAACTGAAACACCCACCAACAGTTAGTGAAGGAACAAGCAAAGGAGAGCCCCCAAGTGAAGGAGCACTTAAACGAAAGCATCCACAATCTGAAGCATACAAGGAGACAGAAAGTTTGGATGGTAAAACACCAAGGGAAACCAAGAAGATTAAATAAACATGGAAGGAAGAACCCATGTCCCAAGTCTTTTGCGTTTTGAAAATCCATCGTAACTATGTAGCAAAAATCGCTGATGGCGGACCATCCTTGAAGATAGGAATTCGCAAGATCTTTACTTTTTTGTAAATCGCTTCAGTTGTTTGTCTTTTAAAATGTACATGCATGTGAAGCATTATGTTGTCTAGAAACATCAGACCTGTAAAGGCCATCCTTCAAACTAGGATCTCGCAACACCTTTTGTTTAATTATGTAAACCGCTTCAACTGTTTAAGTGTTTGAAATATTGCTGTGAAGCAATATGTTGTGTACAAACATCATATCTGCAAATAAACTGTGCTACTTTCGTCTCTTTTATTTCATATTAGTCAAACCTTTACATTTACTATCATCATAGCATTTTACTTTCTACTTTCCACATGTACTACATTGTGCTCTCAAATATCCACTAAAATGTAACAATATGAACTTAAAAggcttttggaaaaaaaaattaacgaattaactttataaactttatattaaactttcaaattttcattttttccaaataaaaCCCCTTAAAATCTACGTTTAAGGAACTTTATCTTTCCATTACCAACTTATGTGTCATCTGAAGGAGATGGGGTCGTTTTGTCCTTTGGCATACTTATCATCAATCGACTCTCTATAAGCAATCCTTTTCGTATGCAAAAATAAAATGTATATGCTCAATATTGTACTTTAATTTCTCACCTGACATACTCACAATTTATACTTCTAAAATCAATTTTAAATTGTAGGGTAATACTCAATGATGAACGCACATATATAAGTTATACATtgaaattccataagttataataaaattaattaattggtCTACTCTACCTCAATTCACCATTTCGAACCTTCGCAAAAGAAACGTAAATTACAAATTTTTTTTAGTTGCATTCGTTTATGTTCCTTAGGCCATTTCCAATGAATTAAACCTATGAAGAGTTCTATGAAATACTAAGTAGGAAAGAGAATGTATATATTTACTTCAACTCtaaaaaaattcataaatattcATTACATTTTTATTAAACCGGCCATTCAACTCTAAATTTTTCCTCCGATATATTATATTCACATTTATTTTATTAATCTCTCATACAACTCTGATCATAGATGTCCTTATACATTTAAACACGTACAATtagtaaaaaaaacatttatcaaaTTGAAAATCCAATTCACATAAAGTCCACAAAATATAAGCGAGACTTACCAAATTGAAAATCCAATTCTCATAGAGTCCACTAAGCGAGAATAACACCTAGAACTTCTTTCTTCAAAGTCTACCTTCTTGACACGTTTACCTTCTTCCCCACTCAAATTTTAGAAAATCGAGGAAAGTTCAGTCTTTTATGAGAACTATTCATCACAAATACTCTTAGATCCACATCTCTTCTCTCAAATCGCCTCTTCCAGGTACTATCCGTAACCCTAAATTACTGAATGTGTTTACTTATATGTAACCATAAACTTTCCCAGAACAATTGTTTTgcgttattttttatttatttatttcgtgTATACCTACATTATCTGTTCTTAGGTTCACTTCAGTAAGTTACAATTTCTTTGACATCTGTCTTCTTAAAACAGTTTGGGGGTTCTGGGGGAGATAGGCAATAACATGCATGCAACCTGAGTCGACATAAGTAATAAAAATACACGGTCACATCCTCCTCTATGAAAAGGTAGGTAGTACAGATTATTCTTTTTCACAAAATTAAGCAAAAAGTAAATAATTGTTTTGCTTCTTGATGACCCATAATGCATGCGAATTATGGATTGAATTCTATTCTTGATGTGGCAACATAAGGTCTATCTTTTCTTGCTCTCTCAATACCTCTGCCAACATGCTAttattatgtattgttatatttatcagTTTTTTCAACATAAGTTATAACTTTGTGAAATAGCCTGGGTTTACTAAAAACTGTCACTATCTTCATAGCTGAAGGATCCTCAACAACTaagggaaaaaaaaaaaaaaaaaacaaacataaacacCATGTCAAACGTACTGGATATTACCCCAGCACTAAAAACAGAATGGACTGCCTTGATCCAAGTTTTAGAAGTTGGGCACATACAAGAAAACATAGGCAGAGAAGAACTAAGACATCTTCTATTTACAGACTGCAAGGTACATGCAACATTCTTTTCACAATCTACTTTTCAATACTCATTTCTTACATGTGGAAATTATCACTTAAAACAGGGGACAAAGGTGTTGGCTATCATCTACGGCTACCATCTCCCACTTTTCAAGCATACTTTCAAACCGTACAAACGGTACTACATATCAAATGCAGTCATAATAAAAGTTCAAACACAATTTGTTATCAGCTCCTATAAATATTCGTGGTCACTCAACAATCGGACTCTCGTTCAACCATATCCTGAGCTTAAACCCCCTGTATTGCCATGTCACTTTCAGTTTACCCCTTTCACCCAATTGCACAGACATGCTGAAACTGACAATTACCAAAGTAAGAAAAACTTTCAAAACTCAAAGATTTATTACATTTACTTTCCTTTTATTCGTGatgaaatttcatttttcaaatcGACCTCTGGTGAAGTATCTTAAGACATTCCACTTCCTATTATTCTGATGGAAGTAAACCCAATAATGATGCCAAATAGGAGGTCTACATCTttacatcaattttttttttaaataatgtttccaaatagTTTTAATGAAATAACATTCTATTTTTATTGTACTCCAAAAACACAGACATAAGGGGTGTCGTCATCAAATGCTTTCCAAGTGAACAATTACATGACGGATCAGAGCTATCATCAAAAAGAGACATCATCATCGTCAACGAAGAGTATGTGAATAAATAAAACAACTAACCCAAAACAAGAATATTTGTCACTTAATATTAGCCAATTGCATATCATATACACCACATGATAATTAACATATCTGAATTTTAATCGCTCAGGAGAATACTTCTTCTACTTACGTTATGGAATTCCTTTGATGACAATGAAGGGTATGCTCTACAGAAAATGACTACTACACCACCAATGATATTTGGAATGAGATTGAAAGTGATCACTTCCAACGGTAAGTATAACTCACATCACAAAACAACAACACAACATATAACCTATCAAATCATTAACTTAATTCCAATACAGGTCTGTCACTTACCACAACAATGGGTTCTGCAATCATGATTAATCCACCAGCGGCGAAAGATCTACATTTAGATAATTGGTACATTctatattttaaaacttttaacttTTGCTGCTACTTATAACAACATTATATACTTATTTGTACATCACAGGTACAATGAAAATGAAGGAGAACTGGAACAGTTACTTAACAGAAAAACTTACAATGAAAGTGATCTTTTATTCCCCATTCCACAAAAAAATGACACAGTTCCTATCGCAACAGCAATTGAAAGCCTAAAAAGTGTAAGTAATTACAACTACAAAATGACTTAAATTACTACTACTTTactttttaccaaaaaaaaaaaaaaaaaaaaaaaaactattaacaattaatcaacatgaacacttttttttaaaaaaaacagcAGAAGCCAGTGTGGATAAAAGGCAGCCTCAGTCTACTACACCAACATAGAAGTTTCTCAAACACATCATGTGCCAACTGTCAAAAATTAATCGAAGCAGATGTAAGCTGGATTATCATATGCCCTTTTTGCTATACAGAATCAGAAGTCCAACTTATGTAAGTACCTTTTCACCGTAAATTCACATCATTCACAGGCAACATACTTACAAAATCACAAATATTTGGCCAGCTCCAGAGCCACAGTTCAAATTGATGATGCAACTGGATCACTCTCTGCAACAATATCAACACCAGACCTTGAAAAGTTCATTCCCTTTACACCTGAGGAATTAAAATATGCAGAAGACAATGTAAGCCCAACTACCTTCACAATAATTCATTAATAATTAAACTTACCAATTAAACTAAATACAGGAGAAAAGTGTTCACGATACGATAGCAACATCAGTCGACTCGGTGTTACTTTTCGCATTTGTGTGCTCGCAAAAGACATGCCACCAGCAAGAACCAAGCACAACATACAACATTGTCAAAGCATACAACATCACACCAGCCAAGAAACCAAAATAGAATAGGGACGAAGGGCcccttttaaaaacattttgctttttgaaaaccatttataaAAAATGGCCCATAATAGCCAATGAAGCAACATCTCACAGATTAAAATCTGACAAACTTTACTTTTTGTATATTGCTTCAAATGCACAAATCTATTAAGAACTACATATCAAGAAGTTTTCAGTGCTTGTAGGAAGA includes:
- the LOC128125906 gene encoding uncharacterized protein LOC128125906; protein product: MRVKVTTFNGLSLSTRMGSAIMINPPVTEDLQLQKWYNKNKTELKELLQKKAYKDTEILLPYPEEKDIVPIAKAIANFKYRKATWIRGRLRLPTQDRSFSHTPCSNCLKSVEADMNWKIKCQSCKMDSEIQVILRATVDIDDGTASIRVCISNPDIQKFIPFTPNAVKEAEDSGKDMHDLIAASIQTMSVVGFIRSSETTYNQQSTTRISIVKAHKVTNNAFLASTVAAETQGSKQPHTLGQGTSKEEATQTHTSNNTYPAAIGNEATQELKHPPTVSEGTSKGEPPSEGALKRKHPQSEAYKETESLDGKTPRETKKIK
- the LOC128132803 gene encoding replication protein A 70 kDa DNA-binding subunit B-like yields the protein MSNVLDITPALKTEWTALIQVLEVGHIQENIGREELRHLLFTDCKGTKVLAIIYGYHLPLFKHTFKPYKRYYISNAVIIKVQTQFVISSYKYSWSLNNRTLVQPYPELKPPVLPCHFQFTPFTQLHRHAETDNYQNIRGVVIKCFPSEQLHDGSELSSKRDIIIVNEERILLLLTLWNSFDDNEGYALQKMTTTPPMIFGMRLKVITSNGLSLTTTMGSAIMINPPAAKDLHLDNWYNENEGELEQLLNRKTYNESDLLFPIPQKNDTVPIATAIESLKSVSNYNYKMT